A stretch of Plasmodium knowlesi strain H genome assembly, chromosome: 1 DNA encodes these proteins:
- a CDS encoding rhoptry-associated membrane antigen, putative — MNLLLLSLLIIQNVTSYFENFKNGVNTQFVKEKVKYGPGNEVHNLNTLCGGDTQGNSAAAGSYFKLHNSKIDVKKLDSLLNGSNYLNPLHYLLKSSESMKILANSASQLSSYRLSRKLNDDSSDYDDSSNYDDGEDEDSFIETDENDETIDKDQDNEEKDQFDDQNAESFLEKDEYDDMNDSDNDHDAESDDFSEDHEDSFLEKDEYDDASDSDNDNDEFYDEDADSFLEQEEYEDVSDNENDEFDEEHGGSFLEKEDGDEDTNDYNGKDYQEEYQGKMTDDDYPDEYVGLDDLKKGNESNLKEKKNKDKESFLEKNVNGHTEEEDEKHSTFVSSYLDKDNTDDKYNDEFDDEESFLEEDSYSNNNDEETDDTFDNYYEDSFLERGKLGMSYSDYYEEDADEEDAKGASEDAFDNHHLNQITTTNDVHSFIQKDMGYLDEIINENETIKEAVKKGSKKGVKQSMNKLNLLDEEDFDEKESFTDEELNGLMEENMDASKLDAKKAKPSLSNSENKKNTTNVEGKSSAPNVNAGSSTTASNATMKTKSETSKNQTDLSNEDLFNDELTEEIIADSYEEGGNLGTEEGESLTNSLNDKLLDQGVNENTLLNDNNMIYNEHMVPHKKRELYISPHNHASETNNKNDKQHAVDADALDKKLMAHELLELEKGEGNNSVIVETEEVDVDLNGGKSSGSFSFLSSVVFLLIGLLCLTS; from the exons ATGAATCTTCTTTTGCTGTCTTTGCTTATTATACAAAACGTCACGAGCTATTTtgagaattttaaaaatggagtcAACACACAGTTCGTTAAAG AGAAAGTGAAGTATGGCCCTGGAAACGAAGTGCACAATTTGAATACTCTATGCGGGGGAGACACCCAAGGGAACAGCGCAGCGGCTGGCTCATATTTCAAGTTACACAATTCAAAAATTGACGTGAAAAAGTTGGACTCCCTTTTAAACGGATCTAATTATCTGAACCCCCTTCATTATCTACTAAAAAGTAGTGAATCCATGAAAATACTCGCCAACTCAGCTAGCCAGTTGTCATCATATAGGTTATCTCGAAAACTGAATGATGATTCTTCAGACTACGATGATTCCTCAAACTACGACGATGGGGAAGACGAAGACAGTTTTATAGAAACGGATGAAAATGACGAGACAATCGATAAAGACCAAGataatgaagagaaggatCAGTTCGATGACCAAAACGCAGAAAGCTTTCTCGAAAAAGATGAGTACGACGATATGAATGATAGCGATAACGATCACGACGCTGAGAGTGATGATTTTTCCGAAGACCATGAAGATAGTTTCCTTGAAAAGGATGAATACGATGACGCCAGTGACAGTGACAACGACAACGACGAATTCTATGATGAGGATGCTGACAGCTTTCTAGAACAGGAGGAGTACGAAGATGTAAGTGATAATGAAAATGACGAATTCGATGAGGAACATGGGGGCAGCTTCCTAGAGAAGGAGGATGGCGATGAGGATACCAATGACTACAATGGAAAGGATTACCAAGAGGAATACCAGGGTAAAATGACTGACGATGATTACCCGGATGAGTACGTTGGACTGGACGACctgaagaaaggaaatgaaagtaatttaaaagaaaagaaaaacaaagatAAGGAAAGCTTTTTAGAAAAGAACGTGAATGGACAcacagaggaagaagatgaaaagcACAGTACCTTTGTGTCCAGCTACTTAGATAAGGACAACACAGATGATAAATACAACGACGAATTTGATGATGAGGAAAGCTTTCTAGAAGAGGATTCGTATAGCAATAATAACGATGAGGAGACCGATGACACCTTCGATAATTACTACGAGGATAGCTTCTTGGAGCGCGGAAAACTCGGAATGTCATACAGTGATTACTACGAGGAGGATGCCGACGAGGAAG ACGCCAAGGGGGCCAGCGAAGACGCCTTCGACAACCACCACTTGAACCAGATAACCACCACAAACGATGTGCACTCATTTATCCAGAAGGACATGGGATACCTTGACGAAATAATCAATGAAAACGAAACTATAAAGGAGGCTGTCAAGAAAGGATCCAAGAAAGGAGTGAAGCAATCCATGAATAAACTTAACCTTCTTGACGAAGAAGACTTTGACGAAAAAGAATCATTTACAGATGAAGAACTAAATGGGCTcatggaagaaaatatggATGCATCTAAGTTAGATGCGAAGAAAGCTAAACCGAGCTTGAGTAACTcggaaaataagaaaaatacaacCAACGTTGAGGGTAAGAGTAGCGCCCCCAACGTCAACGCGGGAAGCTCGACCACCGCATCGAACGCCACTATGAAGACCAAGAGCGAGACGAGCAAAAATCAAACCGATTTGTCGAATGAAGATCTGTTCAATGACGAACTCACAGAAGAGATCATTGCAGATTCGTACGAAGAGGGAGGAAACCTAGGAACCGAGGAAGGTGAAAGTCTCACAAATTCACTTAACGACAAACTCCTAGACCAAGGAGTGAATGAAAACACCCTGCTGAACGATAACAATATGATTTACAACGAACATATGGTTCCACATAAGAAGCGAGAATTGTACATCTCTCCGCACAATCATGCCTCTGAGACAAAcaataaaaatgacaaacAGCACGCGGTAGATGCGGACGCCTTGG ACAAAAAACTGATGGCTCATGAACTGCTGGAGctagaaaaaggagaag GCAACAACTCAGTCATTGTAGAAACGGAAGAAGTGGATGTTG ACTTAAACGGAGGAAAATCAAGCggctccttttccttcctcagcTCCGTTGTTTTCTTGCTGATCGGATTACTATGTCTCACTAGTTAA
- a CDS encoding E3 ubiquitin-protein ligase, putative, which translates to MKSIAEIKGCQSEHFKNKYNSTKKNKKRVGDFRNFCNYRRVKKKVNRKSDRGNQHWDAKAIKNRAIFLHTKFSKSLNKMETNKGEEKKNFLKNWNMNYLSNNFSAFMKGAESVAGDRGHNDKSSLNARSAHSGNRCFLNQKVDPQRGGDAHNDGVSHREGSNEMYSQGNRPKVYAPQQNGPNLPHTTCKQVQGNSPNVNNSHPYEYVQSSTKENNHYGDIRGVWEKIKSRSGLSNFVESVIQDGVNAVSETIGAFSDGGYVKDPNRNDSRGNHIGSIHYNRVEYDPPYGDQSDEKETYHIASSNNRTTGNSSSQNNGNGNSQHSGKGGNNTQNNYYSTSTGGGTNSNNYNSSGNSGYNNSASGYVNRRTPNGGGGNDNNDDGDGDDDGNNGHYGGNGRCDNNGDSNDEDDDNEDDNADGDSDIHGERSNDRSGHQNERVHDPGDPNGKMYYSINNGSSASGASSYINADSQASNNGAMKHQYQKKRKSGRTNCPATNDNNNEQSNHSASSANFIGGGIRSNGYGDYNNGGVEYGDVERRTSLNLRRGINDGNIEYYNSYPTEGSYDRSATEAPSHSRGNYDCSGGHYGENYGESVPGGKYISSRGDDTHGGSAVGRSNGADSESTYNHESNLDPTNNSTMSKNIGNKRNYATNVNYKDMGLNPSYCKQGDGNSKQIRKGRDSGDSGDSNHSNHSGDCGGCGDNVDRGDGNDAEDQSQKRHVHATNSDMLNLEDRKREAEKYKVLGNQSYKLGYFESAIDYYTKAISYDNTNHVYYTNRALCYKKQKLWKLANSDARQALNLEEESVKAHFILGLTLLHLNSLEEGLKKLTKAKTLSSYLKDSNESEINRYILQAKKLIYLRDEQNKQLTYTELQSFLIDKISLLNQIGYISNEEKSLRTQQTENLFKEILNSFQKKQIPDYLCCKISMCLMNEPVITPSGMTYDKIFLYEHVKHNGSFDPVSREQFSMREVIPNYAIKEATDNFLKCNPWAFEE; encoded by the coding sequence ATGAAAAGTATAGCAGAAATTAAAGGGTGTCAAAGTGAACATTTTAAGAACAAGTATAACAGCacaaagaagaataaaaaacgaGTTGGTGATTTTCGTAACTTCTGCAATTATAGGAgggttaaaaagaaagttaATCGCAAAAGTGACAGAGGGAATCAACATTGGGATGCAAAGGCCATAAAAAATAGAGCGatttttttacacacaaaattttcaaaatctttaaataaaatggagacaaataaaggggaagaaaaaaaaaattttttgaaaaattggaaCATGAATTATTTATCCAACAATTTTAGCGCTTTTATGAAGGGTGCGGAGAGCGTCGCTGGGGACAGGGGCCACAACGATAAAAGCAGTCTTAATGCGCGCAGCGCGCACAGCGGAAACCGTTGCTTTCTGAACCAAAAGGTGGACCCGCAAAGGGGTGGCGACGCTCATAATGACGGTGTCAGCCACAGAGAAGGGTCTAACGAAATGTACAGTCAAGGGAATCGCCCCAAGGTCTACGCTCCCCAGCAGAATGGCCCTAACCTCCCACACACAACGTGCAAACAGGTACAGGGCAATTCCCCAAATGTAAACAATTCCCATCCTTATGAATATGTCCAGTCATcaacaaaggaaaataacCACTATGGTGATATCAGAGGGGTATGGGAGAAGATAAAGAGCAGGAGTGGTCTATCCAATTTTGTAGAAAGTGTTATTCAGGATGGCGTCAACGCAGTTAGTGAGACAATTGGTGCTTTCAGCGATGGTGGTTATGTGAAGGACCCCAACAGAAACGACAGCCGGGGTAACCACATCGGGAGCATACATTATAACAGGGTCGAGTACGACCCTCCTTACGGAGATCAATCCGATGAGAAGGAAACATACCACATAGCATCAAGCAACAATAGAACGACCGGTAATAGTAGTAGTCAAAATAACGGCAATGGGAATAGCCAACATAGTGGAAAGGGTGGAAATAACACCCAAAATAATTACTACAGTACGAGCACAGGAGGGGGCACGAACAGTAATAATTATAACAGTAGCGGAAATAGCGGATATAATAACAGTGCGAGTGGGTATGTAAATAGGAGAACCCCCAATGGAGGAGGAGGCAACGACAACAATGATGATGGAGATGGCGATGATGATGGTAATAATGGGCACTACGGCGGAAATGGCAGGTGCGACAATAACGGGGATAGTAacgatgaggatgatgataatGAAGATGACAATGCAGATGGAGATAGCGATATACATGGGGAGCGAAGCAACGATCGGAGTGGACATCAAAACGAGCGAGTCCACGACCCAGGTGATCCAAATGGGAAGATGTACTACTCCATAAATAATGGCTCGTCTGCATCAGGAGCGTCGTCATACATTAATGCAGATTCCCAGGCGTCGAATAACGGTGCGATGAAACATCAGTACCAAAAGAAGCGCAAAAGTGGACGAACCAATTGCCCTGCTACGAACGATAACAACAATGAACAAAGTAATCACAGTGCAAGTAGTGCTAACTTCATAGGGGGAGGGATCAGGAGCAATGGATATGGTGACTACAATAACGGCGGTGTAGAGTATGGAGATGTGGAGAGAAGGACTAGTCTTAATTTAAGAAGAGGAATTAACGATGGTAATATTGAATATTATAATTCGTACCCCACGGAGGGTAGTTATGACAGATCCGCCACGGAAGCACCCAGTCATAGTCGTGGGAATTATGATTGCAGTGGTGGTCATTATGGTGAAAACTACGGAGAAAGTGTCCCGGGGGGGAAATACATTAGCAGTCGTGGGGACGATACGCATGGGGGCAGCGCAGTCGGAAGGAGCAATGGCGCCGACAGCGAGAGCACGTATAATCATGAGAGCAACTTAGACCCCACCAACAATTCCACGATGAGTAAAAATATTGGGAATAAAAGAAACTACGCAACCAATGTAAATTATAAGGACATGGGGCTCAACCCTAGTTACTGCAAACAAGGGGATGGCAACAGCAAGCAAATAAGGAAAGGCCGGGATAGCGGCGACAGTGGAGACAGTAACCATAGCAACCATAGCGGGGACTGTGGTGGTTGTGGCGACAATGTTGATCGGGGAGATGGCAATGACGCAGAGGATCAATCTCAGAAGAGACACGTGCACGCCACAAATTCGGATATGCTGAACCTGGAGGACAGGAAGAGAGAAGCGGAGAAGTACAAAGTGCTTGGGAATCAAAGCTACAAACTGGGCTATTTTGAATCTGCCATCGACTACTATACGAAGGCAATTTCATACGACAACACTAATCATGTGTATTACACGAATAGAGCCCTCTGTTATAAGAAGCAGAAATTGTGGAAGCTAGCGAACAGTGACGCAAGGCAGGCCTTAAATTTGGAGGAAGAATCTGTAAAGGCTCATTTCATTCTTGGATTGACCCTTCTACATCTGAACAGCTTAGAAGAGGGCTTAAAAAAGCTAACGAAAGCTAAGACCCTTTCTAGTTATTTAAAAGACTCAAACGAAAGCGAAATAAACAGATACATATTACAAGCAAAAAAGTTAATTTATCTTCGGGatgaacagaacaaacaATTGACTTACACAGAGTTGCAGTCATTCCTCATTGATAAAATAAGCCTACTCAACCAAATTGGCTACATATCGAATGAGGAGAAATCTTTACGAACCCAACAGACAGAAAATCTTTTTaaggaaattttaaattcCTTTCAAAAGAAGCAGATACCAGATTATTTGTGTTGTAAAATATCAATGTGCTTAATGAATGAACCGGTTATCACTCCTAGTGGTATGACTTacgataaaatatttttgtatgaGCACGTTAAGCATAATGGGTCGTTTGACCCGGTTAGTCGAGAACAGTTCTCCATGCGAGAGGTTATTCCCAATTATGCCATCAAAGAGGCGAcggataattttttgaagTGCAACCCGTGGGCCTTCGAGGAGTAG
- a CDS encoding AAA family ATPase, putative produces the protein MNFPNISKKMVAPGGGGMKNSGGDDRGGEHITGNFDPTALERGAKALKELDQSSNSKKAFELIKLQELTKQKEYEKQMEELSLQKAQYLSNKMRIENEEKRKTINYQQEQERITAEYKTRLEAEAYQKKLLDQQKQNEEWLKNQHEQYLRQENIRKRNELELLNLKMKQIKEEKLLERENMKAKIHEENKGLIERERKNLDIHLKTLRLKADEERKTKLESINKYFEQFNNSMFLFLNDKERLYRFVLVVTLTSVGIYTTKHTTRLIRSYAETKLGKPKLIRETSLWHINKFFDIFNLKKNILLMKKILKKRNIKESNFFNNIVLNEELQEKLSWSINSLTNSKRYDLYLKNILLHGPPGTGKTLFAKTLSHFSNFDYIIINGGDVSALGVHASVELNKIFDFIKRRKNKKCVIFFDEAEAFLRRGRNESSAHFSESLRNALATFLYHTGTESKKFCIILATNCREILDPAVIDRMDEQYIFDFPKINEIRRMLSLYFNKYVFPLKKYDIVVDSSIDDLYLDVLASRLVGLSGRQISKLCLNIQNCVFGSNSKVVSKDLIDLIVSWNLSNSFEARGEMQTNMHVAAPTPGGSASGISPGATKEGESNSGTNSGKNSGPNMGMGANMEPNLGEKQSNTVTTASMARSITGLNGDDSKEDNSPQIKTKVGMEH, from the coding sequence ATGAACTTCCCGAACATTTCCAAAAAGATGGTGGCCCCGGGAGGGGGCGGGATGAAGAACAGCGGAGGGGAcgacagggggggggagcaCATCACCGGGAATTTCGACCCCACAGCGTTGGAAAGAGGAGCGAAGGCCCTGAAGGAGCTGGATCAGTCGTCGAATTCGAAGAAAGCATTCGAACTAATCAAACTACAGGAGCTAACGAAGCAAAAGGAGtatgaaaaacaaatggaagaattaTCATTACAGAAGGCGCAATATCTTAGCAACAAAATGAGaattgaaaatgaagagaaaaggaaaaccatAAACTACCAACAAGAACAGGAACGAATCACAGCCGAATACAAAACGAGACTTGAAGCAGAAGCATATCAGAAGAAGCTACTAGATCAACAgaaacaaaatgaggaatGGCTAAAAAATCAACATGAGCAATATTTGAGACAAGAAAATAttcgaaaaagaaatgaactggaattattaaatttaaaaatgaaacagataaaagaagaaaaattactggaaagagaaaacatgaaggcaaaaatacatgaagaaaataaaggactcatcgaaagagaaagaaaaaacctTGACATCCATTTGAAGACCTTAAGATTGAAAGCAgatgaggaaagaaaaaccaAGTTGGAaagtataaataaatattttgagcaatttaataattctatgtttctatttttaaatgataaagaGAGATTGTACCGATTTGTCTTGGTAGTTACACTTACCTCTGTGGGCATTTATACTACAAAACATACCACTAGATTGATACGATCCTACGCAGAGACGAAACTGGGAAAACCAAAGCTTATAAGAGAGACATCCTTGTGGCAtattaataaattttttgatatttttaacttaaaaaaaaacattcttttgatgaaaaagattttaaaaaagagaaacataAAGGAAAGTAACTTCTTTAACAACATTGTATTAAATGAAGAATTACAAGAAAAGCTAAGTTGGTCAATTAATAGCTTAACGAATTCAAAAAGATACGACCTTTACctgaagaatattttactTCATGGTCCGCCAGGTACAGGAAAAACATTATTTGCGAAAACACTATCCCACTTCAGTAATTTCGATTACATAATAATTAATGGAGGTGATGTAAGTGCCTTAGGTGTTCATGCTTCTGTAGAGCTGAACAAGATTTTTGACTTTATAaagcgaaggaaaaataaaaagtgtgtgattttttttgatgaagCTGAAGCGTTTTTGAGAAGAGGGAGAAATGAATCATCGGCTCATTTTTCAGAGAGCCTTCGAAATGCACTGGCTACTTTCCTCTACCACACAGGAACAgaatcaaaaaaattttgcataATTTTAGCTACCAACTGTAGGGAAATTCTAGACCCTGCTGTGATAGATCGAATGGATGAGCAGTACATTTTTGATTTCCCCAAAATTAACGAAATTAGGAGAATGctttctctttattttaataaatacGTCTTCCCTCTGAAGAAGTACGACATCGTTGTAGACTCATCAATAGATGATCTATACCTGGATGTTTTGGCTAGTCGTCTCGTTGGTTTATCAGGAAGACAAATTTCTAAACTTTGCCTAAACATACAGAACTGTGTCTTCGGTAGCAATTCTAAGGTTGTTTCGAAGGACCTCATCGATTTAATAGTTAGTTGGAATTTAAGCAATTCCTTTGAAGCTCGCGGGGAAATGCAGACCAATATGCACGTCGCTGCTCCTACCCCAGGAGGATCTGCCAGTGGAATTTCGCCCGGTGCCACTAAAGAGGGCGAATCAAACTCAGGCACAAACTCCGGGAAAAACTCTGGACCAAACATGGGCATGGGTGCAAACATGGAGCCCAACTTGGGCGAGAAACAATCCAACACGGTGACGACAGCATCAATGGCAAGATCGATCACAGGACTCAATGGGGATGATTCGAAGGAAGATAATTCACCTCAGATCAAGACCAAAGTAGGGATGGAGCATTAA
- a CDS encoding mediator of RNA polymerase II transcription subunit 10, putative has protein sequence MSEGKGRIKLKIHFGNETENNDQAVASENGNPVESTDLKRRSGHGEDGSDGREDEGEGNESLHEGEGDSCKGRKRHRRDRLEERITSIISKLTRIACICEDKNNHVTDNSSVTHSGENSDEGSREQSRENSHTHSNDNRREYLRKYNRGYSGDNSGKYNMDNSHEDSREENNENKNSQICKKLTKEMYKYEKSLMSLNNFINNRKNRLDEVTFPNGLIKAVDNYQSPEVWIYNYLLVECKKQSDKYRNLIQNIAAFDSTLKNKIMNEEADGITMPVYASLAPSKMGGLPKGGKNYYENVHVPKELAEAYFEELKRRKLQKE, from the coding sequence ATGAGCGAAGGTAAGGGAAGAATCAAGTTAAAAATTCATTTCGGAAATGAGACGGAGAATAATGACCAAGCAGTGGCAAGCGAAAATGGAAATCCCGTCGAATCGACTGActtgaaaagaaggagtggTCATGGTGAAGATGGGTCAGATGGGAGAGAAGACGAAGGAGAAGGCAATGAGTCGCTgcatgaaggagaaggggacaGTTGCAAGGGCCGAAAGAGGCACAGGAGAGATCGCCTTGAGGAAAGAATTACGTCCATCATTTCTAAGCTCACCAGAATAGCTTGCATTTGCGAGGACAAGAATAATCACGTAACCGACAACAGCAGTGTCACACATAGTGGGGAGAATAGCGACGAGGGTAGTCGTGAGCAGAGCCGGGAAAATAGCCACACACACAGTAATGATAACAGGCGGGAATACCTCCGAAAATACAATCGCGGGTACAGCGGCGACAACAGTGGAAAGTACAACATGGATAACAGTCACGAGGACAGCCGTGAGGAAAacaacgaaaataaaaactcccaaatttgcaaaaaactTACTAAggaaatgtacaaatatgaGAAGAGCCTGATGAGTCTCAATAACTTTATCAATAATAGAAAGAACAGACTGGATGAAGTTACCTTCCCTAACGGACTAATTAAAGCTGTAGATAATTACCAAAGTCCGGAAGTCTGGATTTACAATTACCTTCTTGTGGAGTGCAAGAAACAAAGCGATAAATATCGTAACTTAATACAGAATATTGCCGCGTTCGATAGCACCcttaagaataaaattatgaatgAAGAGGCTGATGGGATCACGATGCCTGTGTATGCCTCCCTTGCTCCCAGTAAGATGGGGGGTCTTCCAAAGGGTGGGAAGAACTACTACGAAAATGTGCATGTGCCGAAGGAGCTCGCGGAGGCGTACTTTGAAGAATTGAAGAGGCGGAAGTTGCAAAAAGAGTGA